One Tepidisphaeraceae bacterium genomic window carries:
- a CDS encoding helix-turn-helix transcriptional regulator produces MRKKITPFYRARYAKGFTQAELAAKLGVSQAAVNGWETGRWIPRLAIADELAKLLGISRDDLLELVVASASASTDTVGNQALATA; encoded by the coding sequence ATGCGAAAGAAGATCACGCCTTTTTACCGAGCCCGTTACGCCAAGGGATTCACACAAGCGGAACTCGCCGCAAAGTTGGGCGTCAGCCAGGCCGCTGTGAACGGGTGGGAAACAGGTCGGTGGATTCCACGCTTGGCGATTGCCGACGAGCTGGCAAAGCTGCTCGGCATTTCGCGGGATGATCTGCTCGAGCTAGTCGTAGCGTCTGCGTCGGCGTCCACGGATACCGTCGGCAATCAGGCACTCGCAACTGCTTAA
- a CDS encoding sugar phosphate nucleotidyltransferase: MKGVILAGGTGSRLFPLTKVTNKHLLPVYDRPMIYYPIECMAKAGIDQVLLVTGGNNAGDFQRLLGDGREFGLKELRYTYQERAGGIAEALGLAETFAAGGPICLILGDTILQYSIAGACQRFCQQREGAKILLAEVDDPSSFGVAELAADGTVTRIVEKPKQASSNLAVIGVYFYDSHVFDIIRMLKPSSRNELEITDVNNAYVARGTLTAERIAGYWVDAGESIDDYLKACNTVAAGGANRELA; the protein is encoded by the coding sequence ATGAAGGGCGTCATTCTAGCAGGGGGGACCGGCAGCCGACTGTTTCCGTTGACGAAGGTCACGAACAAGCATTTGCTGCCGGTCTACGACAGGCCGATGATTTACTACCCTATCGAATGCATGGCCAAAGCCGGCATCGATCAGGTGCTGCTGGTCACTGGCGGCAACAACGCCGGCGACTTTCAGCGGCTGCTGGGCGACGGGCGCGAGTTTGGCCTGAAGGAACTCCGTTACACCTACCAGGAACGCGCCGGCGGCATCGCCGAGGCGCTGGGGTTGGCCGAGACGTTCGCGGCCGGTGGTCCGATCTGCCTGATCTTGGGCGACACCATCCTGCAGTACTCGATCGCCGGTGCCTGCCAACGGTTTTGCCAGCAGCGCGAGGGGGCGAAAATCCTGCTGGCTGAGGTGGATGATCCATCCTCTTTCGGCGTGGCCGAGCTTGCCGCAGACGGCACCGTGACCCGCATCGTCGAGAAGCCGAAGCAGGCCAGCAGCAACCTGGCTGTCATCGGCGTCTACTTTTACGATTCGCACGTGTTCGACATCATCAGGATGCTAAAACCATCCAGCCGTAACGAACTGGAGATCACCGACGTCAACAACGCCTACGTCGCCCGCGGCACGCTGACCGCCGAGCGCATTGCTGGCTACTGGGTGGACGCCGGCGAGAGCATCGACGACTACCTGAAGGCCTGCAATACCGTGGCGGCCGGTGGGGCGAACCGGGAGTTGGCGTGA
- the rfbB gene encoding dTDP-glucose 4,6-dehydratase, giving the protein MRSILVTGAAGFIGSNFVRGLIGRGEAVKLIAFDKLTYAGNLANIADLLGEQLVFIQGDVCDATAVLAAIDAHRVTEIVHFAAESHVDRSIHSSAPFVQTNVAGTQVLLDAAKSRHVEKFLYVSTDEVYGSLPEDRPDLKFTEETPLQPNSPYSASKAGGDCLVRSYFHTFGMPVLTTRCGNNYGPYQFPEKLIPLFVTNLIDRKSVPLYGDGRNVRDWIHVDDHCDALWAVLNRGTFGQVYNVGGDHEVTNRQITEIVLNEMNCPWHECVRYVDDRPGHDRRYAIDAGKIKRQLGWSPQRPFEQTLRATVAWYRQNENWWRAIKARNDRP; this is encoded by the coding sequence ATGCGCAGCATTCTCGTCACCGGCGCCGCGGGCTTTATCGGCAGCAACTTCGTGCGCGGGTTGATCGGCCGTGGGGAGGCCGTGAAGCTGATCGCGTTCGACAAGCTCACCTACGCCGGCAACCTCGCGAACATCGCCGACCTGCTCGGCGAGCAACTGGTCTTCATCCAAGGCGACGTCTGCGATGCAACCGCGGTGCTGGCCGCGATCGATGCGCACCGTGTGACGGAGATCGTCCACTTCGCCGCCGAGTCGCACGTGGACCGCAGCATTCATAGTTCGGCGCCCTTCGTGCAGACGAACGTCGCCGGCACGCAGGTGCTGCTGGATGCCGCCAAGTCGCGGCACGTTGAAAAGTTTCTATACGTCAGTACGGATGAGGTCTACGGCTCTCTTCCCGAAGATCGGCCGGACCTGAAGTTCACCGAAGAAACGCCGCTGCAACCCAATAGCCCCTACAGCGCCAGTAAGGCGGGGGGTGATTGCCTGGTGCGCAGCTACTTCCACACGTTCGGCATGCCGGTGCTGACCACGCGGTGCGGCAACAACTACGGGCCGTACCAGTTCCCCGAAAAACTCATCCCGCTGTTCGTCACCAATCTGATCGACCGCAAGTCCGTGCCGCTCTACGGCGACGGCCGGAACGTGCGCGACTGGATCCACGTCGACGACCACTGCGACGCCCTTTGGGCCGTGCTGAACCGCGGCACGTTTGGCCAGGTCTACAACGTCGGCGGCGACCACGAGGTGACCAACCGGCAGATCACCGAGATCGTTCTGAACGAGATGAACTGCCCGTGGCACGAGTGCGTGCGCTACGTCGACGACCGCCCCGGCCACGACCGTCGATATGCGATCGACGCGGGCAAGATCAAGCGCCAGCTCGGCTGGTCGCCACAGCGGCCGTTTGAACAGACGCTTCGCGCCACGGTTGCCTGGTACCGCCAGAACGAAAACTGGTGGCGGGCCATTAAGGCGCGAAACGATAGACCGTAA